The Crocosphaera subtropica ATCC 51142 genome includes a window with the following:
- a CDS encoding type II toxin-antitoxin system RelE/ParE family toxin yields the protein MTDYFADYNVEAGEKFFREFNQKCKQLILFPKSGKSYDYIRQDLRSLSFDNYIILCKI from the coding sequence CTGACTGATTATTTTGCTGATTATAATGTTGAGGCAGGAGAAAAATTTTTTAGAGAATTTAATCAAAAATGTAAACAATTAATTTTGTTTCCAAAAAGTGGTAAAAGCTATGATTATATTCGGCAAGACTTAAGAAGTTTATCTTTTGATAATTATATTATTTTATGTAAGATATAA
- a CDS encoding efflux RND transporter permease subunit: protein MSLIKTAVRWRHGTGVLFALLAIFGILSLFNLPLELQPGGDRPEITITTPYPGASPAEVEDLVTRPIEERLEEVQGIQEISSTSSNGTSNISVEFTWNTDIDRSLIDVLNKLQQVEALPTEADESNVEVVSGSSSPMMWVILIPKEGYTPDEYHYRDLVDDVVVPRLRQVQGVGQFLISGGREREVEVIVDPKALADRNLTIGDVVSTLRNNNRDIRGGPLVLGRREYRVRTLSRINDVKQLEGFVLRRDESGTVYLGDVAQARMGRAIQDRALVRNNEPAVGIGIMRQVGGNVPEISAGIRAALTDLEQRFDREGEGITFDITYDENDYINASISFVQSNLIMGAILAALILLLFLGSLRTVGVIAIAIPTTLITVFIVFFLLGRTLNVISLAGLAFAVGMVVDNAIVVLENIFTHMQQGKTPMKAAIDGTQEVGGAMLASTLTTVAVFAPIILVTGEAGQLFFDIGIALSSSVLFSLLAALTLVPMLAGLFLNRTEAEQMLAEVNHQGGNWLERKVAQTSTIFRTGQGKLEDFLLKTVQWSLGKGKVKRRLLILAIPLALIVVSLQILPPPDYLPQGNRNLILWLAEPFPGTSIPEAIEQSEPARKFVSEQPEIMRTLYVHRPGRRIIAAFVHPDQATGNTLDSLVNRLRSKSLEYPGYRFMVPIRASIFNDPGKEFEVQIIGENLEELNELQGQLNQEIRELPGVENVRSNFVTGAPELQVIPNRERLAEAGLSESEIGSMVQSALGGLRASEFVDGKRELNVSVELKDTFVSNPDQLRQLAMYNGQGQLVQLSDVAEVMETTGPDAINHVDLERSITLTVSVGREAPLGALVGQTETEILEPLRANLPPGVRLELGGSADVLAETLFQLGATFVLSLVITYLLLVALYRSFVYPLLIMATVPMGMTGALLSLVLANAIPGVVVPLDMITGLGFVILTGVVVNNAILLVDRALQLQAEGVEYDASLYYAVGDRLRPIFMSAGTSVLGMLPLAIIPGKGAELYQGLGIALTGGLILSTFLTPTVIPALMGLLKDFEGRKNKKQRTVKVSQEKEKQTQH, encoded by the coding sequence ATGAGTTTAATTAAAACAGCCGTTCGCTGGCGACATGGGACAGGGGTTTTGTTTGCTTTATTGGCAATATTCGGTATCTTATCCCTATTTAACTTACCCTTAGAATTACAACCCGGCGGCGATCGCCCAGAAATTACCATTACCACCCCTTACCCCGGCGCAAGTCCGGCAGAAGTGGAAGACTTGGTCACTCGTCCCATTGAGGAACGTTTAGAAGAAGTTCAAGGAATACAAGAGATCAGCAGTACCAGCAGCAACGGAACCAGTAACATTAGTGTTGAGTTTACCTGGAACACCGACATTGACCGCAGTTTAATCGATGTTCTCAATAAATTGCAACAAGTAGAGGCCCTTCCCACCGAAGCAGACGAGTCTAACGTAGAAGTGGTAAGCGGTAGCAGTAGTCCCATGATGTGGGTTATATTAATCCCCAAAGAAGGCTACACCCCTGATGAATACCATTATCGGGACTTAGTAGATGATGTAGTCGTTCCCCGTTTGCGACAAGTACAAGGGGTAGGACAGTTTCTTATCTCCGGGGGACGAGAAAGGGAAGTCGAGGTTATTGTTGATCCCAAAGCGTTGGCCGATCGCAACCTTACCATAGGAGATGTAGTAAGTACCCTCCGTAACAATAATAGGGATATTCGTGGGGGCCCTTTGGTGTTGGGAAGACGGGAATATCGAGTGAGGACCCTCAGTCGTATTAATGACGTGAAGCAGTTAGAAGGGTTTGTCTTGCGTCGGGATGAGTCAGGAACCGTTTATTTAGGAGACGTGGCCCAAGCGCGTATGGGAAGGGCGATCCAAGATCGGGCTTTAGTGAGAAATAATGAGCCTGCGGTGGGTATTGGTATTATGCGACAAGTAGGGGGTAATGTTCCCGAAATTTCCGCCGGTATTCGCGCAGCATTGACAGACTTAGAACAACGGTTTGACCGCGAAGGAGAAGGGATCACTTTCGATATTACCTATGACGAAAATGACTATATCAACGCATCTATCTCCTTTGTGCAGAGTAACCTGATCATGGGTGCGATCCTCGCAGCCCTTATCTTACTGTTATTTTTGGGGTCATTAAGGACAGTTGGGGTTATTGCGATCGCTATTCCGACTACTTTAATTACTGTTTTTATTGTCTTCTTTTTACTGGGCCGCACCCTCAACGTTATTAGTTTAGCTGGTTTAGCCTTTGCGGTGGGAATGGTTGTCGATAATGCGATCGTTGTCCTTGAAAACATTTTTACCCATATGCAGCAGGGTAAAACTCCTATGAAAGCTGCTATTGATGGCACTCAGGAAGTGGGTGGGGCCATGTTAGCGTCTACCTTAACCACGGTAGCGGTATTTGCGCCTATTATTCTTGTAACGGGGGAAGCCGGACAATTATTCTTTGATATTGGTATCGCCTTATCTTCCTCTGTTTTATTCTCGTTATTGGCTGCGTTAACTTTAGTTCCCATGTTAGCCGGACTGTTTTTAAACCGAACAGAAGCAGAGCAAATGTTAGCAGAAGTGAACCATCAAGGGGGTAACTGGTTAGAGAGGAAAGTAGCTCAAACTTCCACTATATTTCGGACAGGACAAGGAAAATTAGAAGATTTTCTCCTCAAAACCGTTCAATGGTCTTTAGGAAAAGGTAAAGTTAAACGTCGCTTACTCATTTTAGCCATTCCCCTCGCTTTAATTGTAGTGAGTTTGCAAATTTTACCCCCACCAGACTATTTACCCCAAGGCAACCGCAACCTGATTTTATGGTTAGCTGAACCCTTTCCTGGAACCAGCATTCCTGAAGCTATCGAACAGTCCGAACCGGCGAGAAAGTTCGTCAGTGAACAACCAGAAATTATGAGAACCTTGTATGTTCATCGGCCAGGAAGACGTATTATTGCCGCCTTTGTCCATCCGGATCAAGCAACGGGAAACACTTTAGATAGTTTAGTTAACCGACTCCGTAGCAAAAGTTTAGAGTATCCTGGGTATCGGTTTATGGTTCCTATCAGGGCCTCAATTTTTAATGATCCGGGGAAAGAGTTTGAAGTACAAATTATAGGAGAAAACTTAGAGGAATTAAATGAACTACAGGGACAACTTAACCAAGAAATTCGAGAATTACCGGGTGTAGAAAATGTTCGCTCTAATTTTGTCACCGGTGCGCCAGAATTACAAGTGATCCCGAACCGAGAACGTTTAGCAGAGGCCGGGTTATCGGAGTCAGAAATTGGATCGATGGTACAAAGTGCTTTAGGTGGTTTACGGGCCTCGGAGTTTGTGGACGGGAAACGAGAATTAAACGTTAGCGTCGAACTCAAAGATACCTTTGTCAGCAACCCTGACCAACTGCGACAACTAGCCATGTACAATGGTCAAGGTCAATTAGTCCAACTATCGGATGTCGCTGAGGTGATGGAAACCACTGGACCTGATGCCATTAACCATGTGGACTTAGAACGGTCTATTACCCTAACTGTAAGCGTGGGTAGAGAGGCCCCTTTAGGGGCCTTGGTGGGTCAAACCGAAACAGAGATTTTAGAGCCGTTACGGGCGAATTTACCCCCTGGTGTGCGCTTAGAATTAGGGGGATCTGCCGATGTTTTAGCAGAAACCTTGTTTCAGTTGGGGGCAACTTTTGTCTTATCTTTGGTGATCACCTATTTACTCTTGGTTGCTTTGTATCGTTCCTTTGTTTACCCTCTATTAATTATGGCAACGGTTCCGATGGGAATGACTGGGGCCCTGTTAAGTTTAGTGTTGGCCAATGCTATTCCTGGGGTTGTGGTACCTTTGGATATGATTACCGGGTTAGGATTTGTTATTTTGACAGGTGTTGTGGTTAATAATGCTATTTTACTGGTGGATCGGGCGTTGCAACTGCAAGCAGAAGGAGTCGAATATGATGCTTCTTTATATTATGCAGTGGGCGATCGCTTACGACCTATTTTTATGTCCGCCGGCACCAGTGTTTTAGGGATGTTACCTTTAGCTATTATTCCAGGAAAAGGGGCCGAACTTTATCAAGGGTTAGGTATTGCGTTAACCGGAGGGTTAATTTTATCTACCTTTTTAACCCCCACAGTTATTCCTGCATTGATGGGGTTATTAAAAGATTTTGAGGGAAGAAAAAACAAAAAACAGAGAACAGTTAAAGTGTCCCAAGAGAAAGAAAAACAGACACAACATTAA
- a CDS encoding BrnT family toxin, with product MEFEWDEQKNKNNIIKHGISFQEAKEIFKDPSLLTYIDDRFNYEETRQLSIGQLFLPKQPIIIVLVVHTDRNGVTRIISARRASRKKRKFYEQQSL from the coding sequence ATAGAATTTGAGTGGGATGAACAGAAAAACAAAAACAATATTATTAAACATGGTATTTCGTTTCAAGAAGCAAAGGAAATATTTAAAGATCCCAGTCTCTTAACTTACATAGACGATCGCTTTAACTATGAGGAAACAAGACAACTATCAATCGGTCAACTATTCTTACCTAAGCAGCCTATTATTATAGTTTTAGTAGTCCATACAGACAGAAATGGAGTAACCAGAATTATATCTGCACGACGAGCAAGTAGAAAGAAGAGAAAATTCTATGAGCAACAATCACTTTAG
- a CDS encoding DoxX family protein produces the protein MLDSKPTINNKPQVSLRTKDIVAAYTLLRIVVGVNYFNHGFTRIFDVPSFINSMVTTMQDSGIPEFLVRINAGLVPPVELIVGALITVGFLTRSALIVCFILMIILMYGITMIQNWDGASSQLIYNIVLFILLAGVNFNRFSVDNWLKNQRN, from the coding sequence ATGTTAGACAGTAAACCAACCATTAACAATAAACCACAAGTTAGTTTAAGAACTAAAGACATTGTGGCAGCTTATACCCTACTTAGAATTGTTGTCGGGGTTAACTATTTTAACCACGGATTTACCAGAATTTTTGATGTCCCTAGTTTTATTAATTCTATGGTTACTACTATGCAAGATTCGGGAATTCCTGAATTTTTAGTAAGAATTAATGCTGGTTTAGTGCCACCCGTTGAGTTAATTGTTGGTGCTTTGATTACGGTTGGATTTTTAACAAGAAGTGCTTTAATTGTTTGTTTTATTCTCATGATAATTTTGATGTATGGTATTACCATGATTCAAAATTGGGATGGTGCAAGTAGTCAATTAATTTATAATATTGTTCTGTTTATTCTTTTAGCAGGTGTCAATTTTAATAGATTTTCTGTTGACAATTGGCTTAAAAATCAACGTAATTAA
- a CDS encoding efflux RND transporter periplasmic adaptor subunit produces MKSTDISSEQLSASKLEFEEQQEEKKANQPKKSKFPRWLIGVTLFGGGIILWQIVPSFFTPTPQTDNQTPPPKPVETVMLSSGAGSRQVRLLGQVEAGAKATLSSQVAGTVEKILVKEGDNVTPGMIVAILDDADGQIALAEAQARLVQEQSNLERLEVGTRSEIIAQRKAELTAAQAREREAQDNLERLISLQPDLMMQRQAELEAARSREKEAKDNLQRIKGLSLEGALSERALVEAEARADETRNQRLRAEASLKAEETSTRKDIAQAQTRVDNAKSDRLRVTAILAEAQAGPTKEEMDAQRGVVKAAQAAVEQAKLRLERTKIRASVSGVVQSRQADPGDYVEVNDPILSLVSDRSLDIFLEIPESLSGQVSQGMQVNLFARALPNWEQLTQITAVVPSANSNSRRQLVRVSLSNPPEKLLPGMAIQADLMMPILNKNTFTIPRDALTRRGDQWLLFTVNNNQVEQLEVELIEDLGEDVIISHPQLKQGQSIVIKGGDGLQDDTTVTIIKS; encoded by the coding sequence ATGAAATCAACTGACATTTCCTCAGAACAATTATCAGCTTCAAAACTTGAGTTTGAAGAACAACAAGAAGAAAAGAAAGCCAATCAACCGAAAAAAAGTAAATTTCCTAGATGGTTAATAGGGGTTACTCTGTTCGGTGGGGGTATAATCCTTTGGCAAATTGTTCCCTCTTTCTTCACCCCAACACCACAAACAGACAATCAAACCCCACCACCTAAACCGGTGGAAACGGTGATGTTAAGCTCAGGAGCAGGAAGTAGACAGGTTAGGTTACTGGGCCAAGTGGAAGCCGGAGCAAAAGCTACCCTCAGTTCTCAAGTTGCAGGAACGGTAGAGAAAATTTTAGTTAAGGAAGGGGATAACGTCACCCCAGGGATGATAGTAGCTATTTTAGACGATGCTGATGGTCAAATTGCTCTAGCTGAAGCTCAAGCTAGATTAGTACAAGAACAGAGTAATCTAGAACGCTTAGAAGTGGGAACCCGTTCCGAAATTATCGCTCAACGTAAGGCAGAGTTAACCGCAGCCCAAGCAAGGGAAAGAGAAGCACAGGACAACTTAGAGCGTTTAATTTCCCTGCAACCTGATTTAATGATGCAACGTCAAGCGGAACTTGAAGCAGCCAGAAGTCGGGAAAAAGAAGCAAAAGATAACCTGCAACGGATTAAAGGATTAAGCTTAGAAGGGGCTTTATCGGAAAGGGCATTAGTGGAAGCTGAAGCCAGGGCTGATGAAACTCGTAACCAAAGATTACGGGCCGAAGCTTCCTTAAAAGCCGAAGAAACCTCAACTCGCAAAGATATTGCTCAAGCACAAACCCGTGTGGATAATGCCAAAAGCGATCGCCTTCGGGTCACTGCTATTCTAGCAGAGGCTCAAGCCGGGCCAACGAAAGAAGAAATGGACGCACAGCGAGGGGTGGTTAAGGCTGCTCAAGCTGCCGTAGAACAGGCGAAATTGCGCCTAGAACGGACGAAAATAAGGGCCTCTGTGTCAGGGGTCGTTCAGTCACGGCAAGCAGACCCAGGGGACTATGTAGAGGTGAATGACCCGATTTTAAGTTTAGTTAGCGATCGCTCATTAGATATTTTCTTAGAAATTCCTGAAAGTTTGAGTGGACAAGTAAGCCAAGGAATGCAGGTCAATTTATTCGCCAGGGCGTTACCAAACTGGGAACAACTAACTCAAATTACCGCAGTTGTACCTTCTGCAAATAGTAATTCTCGGCGACAATTAGTGAGAGTTAGTCTTAGTAATCCCCCTGAAAAATTGTTGCCAGGGATGGCTATTCAAGCTGATTTAATGATGCCTATTCTTAATAAAAATACCTTTACCATTCCCAGGGATGCCTTAACCCGACGGGGGGATCAATGGTTATTATTTACCGTTAATAATAATCAGGTAGAACAGTTAGAAGTGGAGTTAATTGAGGATCTTGGAGAAGATGTTATTATCAGTCATCCCCAACTTAAACAAGGTCAATCGATTGTAATAAAAGGAGGAGATGGCTTACAAGATGATACTACGGTGACCATTATTAAAAGTTAG
- a CDS encoding MBL fold metallo-hydrolase, with amino-acid sequence MSTNDDRFEIKFWGVRGSIPCPGTQTVRYGGNTSCVEMRVGKERLIFDGGTGLRILGESLLSEMPVTGHLFFTHSHWDHIQGFPFFAPAFIPGNQFHIYGLPAPNGATIKQRLHDQMLHPNFPVPLQIMQANLDFYDIEAREIIKINDITIETGKLNHPGEALGYRVTYQGLTAVYITDTEHFPDRLDNNVLHLANHAQVLIIDTTYTNEEYYDPKLSKVGWGHSTWQEGVKIAEAAKVKKLVLFHHDPSHHDDCLDTIKRQVQQVYPNAILAKEGLVIDLKNEFA; translated from the coding sequence ATGTCTACCAACGACGATCGCTTTGAGATCAAATTTTGGGGAGTTCGAGGTAGTATCCCCTGTCCAGGAACCCAAACCGTCCGTTATGGCGGTAATACGTCCTGTGTAGAAATGCGTGTCGGCAAGGAGAGATTAATCTTTGATGGAGGGACGGGACTGAGGATTTTAGGGGAGTCTTTATTATCAGAAATGCCAGTAACCGGTCATTTGTTTTTCACCCATTCTCACTGGGATCATATTCAAGGATTTCCTTTTTTTGCCCCTGCATTTATTCCTGGCAATCAGTTTCATATTTATGGCTTACCAGCCCCTAATGGCGCAACCATTAAGCAACGTCTTCATGATCAAATGTTACACCCTAATTTTCCCGTTCCCTTGCAAATTATGCAAGCTAATTTAGACTTTTATGATATTGAAGCTAGGGAAATTATTAAGATTAACGATATTACCATCGAAACAGGAAAATTAAATCATCCAGGAGAAGCTTTAGGATATCGGGTAACGTATCAAGGTTTAACGGCAGTGTATATCACGGATACGGAACATTTTCCTGATAGATTAGATAATAATGTTCTCCATTTAGCTAACCATGCACAGGTTTTAATTATTGATACGACTTACACCAATGAAGAATACTATGACCCGAAATTAAGTAAAGTGGGTTGGGGCCATTCGACTTGGCAAGAAGGGGTTAAAATAGCTGAAGCTGCTAAGGTGAAAAAATTAGTCTTGTTTCATCACGATCCTTCTCATCATGATGATTGTCTCGACACTATTAAACGACAAGTTCAACAGGTTTATCCTAATGCTATTTTGGCAAAAGAAGGTTTAGTTATCGATTTAAAAAATGAATTTGCTTAA
- the mgtE gene encoding magnesium transporter has protein sequence MNEPVTPIQSNSRKELRQLVSNQLALLLEQGNLQGAKSLLIPVQPVDIAEAIEGLPKSMQVIAFRLLVKEEAIAVYEHLDSTVQQSLIEQFKQQEVRDIVEEMSPDDRARLFDELPAKVVRRLLEQLSPEERQTTALLLGYEEYTAGRIMTPEYISLKQSFTVAQTLERIRTLATASEIVYYLYVTDAFRHLVGIVSLRELVLSSPEVTLGEIMAKEIVSVNTNDDQEEVARVIQRYDLLAVPVVDKEQRLVGVVTVDDVIDILQQEATEDIYALGGVQSDGDNYFQTSLITVARKRVMWLLILLLTNTVTGTIIKSQVGLLEQMAILTAFIPLLTGTGGNVGAQSSTVVIRGLNTEEIMDLGAGQVILRELMAGALLGVALGLLATVWAYGLQGNWLVSISVGVSLVAIAILASVAGSALPFVFRSFGLDPALMSAPFITTAVDVIGVLIYFSIARMILGL, from the coding sequence TTGAATGAACCCGTAACACCAATACAATCAAATAGCCGTAAAGAGTTGCGTCAATTAGTCTCCAACCAGTTAGCCTTATTATTAGAACAAGGAAATTTACAAGGGGCAAAATCCCTTTTAATTCCTGTGCAACCGGTTGATATTGCTGAGGCCATCGAAGGTTTACCTAAGTCAATGCAAGTGATCGCCTTCCGTCTGTTGGTCAAAGAAGAAGCGATCGCTGTCTATGAACATTTAGATTCAACGGTTCAACAATCCTTAATTGAACAGTTTAAACAACAAGAAGTTAGGGATATTGTAGAAGAAATGTCCCCCGATGATCGGGCCCGTTTATTTGATGAATTACCAGCTAAAGTAGTCCGTCGTTTACTCGAACAATTAAGCCCCGAAGAAAGACAAACCACCGCATTGTTATTAGGCTACGAAGAATATACTGCCGGTCGGATCATGACCCCAGAGTATATTTCCCTCAAACAAAGTTTCACTGTTGCTCAAACCTTAGAAAGAATTAGAACTTTAGCCACTGCTTCAGAAATTGTTTATTATCTCTATGTCACCGATGCTTTTCGTCATTTGGTGGGTATTGTTTCGTTAAGAGAGTTGGTATTATCCTCCCCAGAGGTAACCCTAGGGGAGATCATGGCTAAAGAGATTGTTTCTGTTAATACCAATGACGATCAAGAAGAAGTTGCACGGGTGATTCAACGGTATGATTTATTAGCGGTTCCAGTGGTGGACAAAGAACAAAGATTAGTGGGCGTTGTGACCGTTGATGATGTCATTGATATCCTACAACAAGAAGCCACCGAAGATATCTATGCTTTAGGTGGGGTTCAGTCTGATGGAGATAACTACTTTCAGACCAGTTTAATTACAGTAGCCCGTAAACGGGTCATGTGGTTACTAATTTTACTGTTGACGAATACCGTCACCGGAACCATTATTAAATCTCAAGTGGGTTTACTCGAACAAATGGCTATTCTAACGGCGTTTATTCCCCTGTTAACGGGAACCGGTGGTAATGTTGGAGCCCAGTCCTCAACGGTGGTCATTCGGGGTTTAAATACAGAGGAAATTATGGATCTCGGTGCCGGACAAGTGATCTTAAGGGAATTGATGGCCGGGGCTTTGTTAGGTGTGGCCTTAGGCCTGTTAGCCACTGTATGGGCTTATGGACTCCAAGGTAATTGGTTGGTTTCGATATCGGTGGGAGTCAGTTTAGTAGCGATCGCCATTTTAGCCTCTGTCGCTGGTTCGGCTTTACCCTTTGTTTTTCGGTCTTTTGGCCTTGATCCAGCTTTAATGTCAGCCCCTTTTATTACCACTGCAGTGGATGTGATTGGGGTATTGATTTATTTTTCTATTGCTAGGATGATTTTAGGACTGTGA
- a CDS encoding cupin domain-containing protein, with product MNTHSTIASDHCMIPVIKSPEDYQVFRITPQDTNRLAIVFDTSMADDSLTVCVEIFDPGGSTPTHRHNFALEMFFILKGEGLAVCDGKDIPLHPGDSLLVRPTGIHEIRNIGKSRLYAICFMVPNEDFSELICNGVRETLDEEDLQVLRGFKY from the coding sequence ATGAATACCCATTCTACGATAGCCAGCGATCACTGTATGATTCCAGTGATCAAAAGTCCTGAAGATTATCAAGTTTTTCGCATCACTCCCCAGGATACTAACCGTTTAGCGATCGTCTTTGATACCAGTATGGCCGATGATTCCTTGACGGTTTGCGTCGAAATTTTTGATCCAGGGGGAAGTACCCCAACCCATCGACATAACTTTGCCCTCGAAATGTTTTTTATTCTTAAAGGGGAAGGGTTAGCGGTTTGCGATGGAAAAGATATTCCTTTACATCCAGGGGATAGTCTATTAGTCCGTCCTACAGGTATTCATGAAATCAGAAATATTGGTAAAAGTCGTTTATATGCGATTTGTTTTATGGTTCCCAATGAAGACTTTTCAGAGTTAATTTGTAATGGAGTTAGAGAAACTCTCGACGAAGAAGACTTACAAGTTTTACGGGGATTCAAATATTAA
- a CDS encoding Tab2/Atab2 family RNA-binding protein, translated as MGKVWELDFYSRPILDENNKKQWEVLICETQTDTTESLDKGFRYAEFCPPSTVNSIWLREALETAIEKAGETPSKIRFFRRQMNNMIVKACEDAGLVASPSRRTYTLNHWINQRFQDFYPSQEGYDEKAATNASVAYPPLDAIALPDAVRGDKSDKWAFVSLEASGFADMKEWDIRFGEGFPLELANLSPDTKIPGFIIFSRRALPLAGWMSGLELVSLKFQTKPFPNLCLETGLSDNWILANLTDKSSVTEAEGFEQSKNKANGVHFLAIQSRPDVETFSGFWLLKDD; from the coding sequence ATGGGCAAAGTTTGGGAACTCGATTTTTATTCACGACCAATTTTAGACGAAAATAACAAAAAACAATGGGAAGTCTTGATCTGTGAAACCCAGACAGATACCACAGAGTCCTTAGATAAAGGGTTTCGTTATGCTGAATTTTGTCCTCCTAGTACAGTTAACTCCATCTGGTTACGAGAAGCATTAGAAACTGCCATCGAGAAAGCAGGAGAAACCCCCAGTAAAATCCGCTTTTTTCGTCGTCAGATGAATAATATGATTGTAAAAGCTTGCGAAGATGCCGGACTCGTCGCGTCTCCCAGTCGTCGCACCTATACCCTCAACCATTGGATAAATCAACGGTTTCAAGACTTTTATCCCTCTCAAGAGGGTTATGATGAAAAAGCCGCTACTAACGCATCTGTCGCTTATCCTCCCCTAGATGCGATCGCTTTACCGGATGCAGTGAGAGGGGATAAGTCCGATAAATGGGCCTTTGTCAGTCTCGAAGCGTCAGGGTTTGCAGACATGAAGGAGTGGGATATTCGCTTTGGGGAAGGGTTTCCCTTAGAATTAGCTAATCTTTCCCCTGACACGAAAATACCAGGGTTTATCATCTTTTCTCGACGTGCTTTACCCTTAGCTGGTTGGATGTCCGGGTTAGAGTTGGTTTCTCTTAAGTTTCAGACCAAACCGTTTCCTAACCTTTGCCTCGAAACTGGCTTAAGTGATAATTGGATTTTAGCGAATCTAACCGATAAAAGTAGTGTAACAGAAGCCGAAGGGTTTGAACAGAGCAAAAATAAAGCAAATGGGGTGCATTTTCTCGCTATTCAATCTCGTCCCGATGTAGAGACATTTAGTGGTTTTTGGTTACTCAAAGACGATTAA
- a CDS encoding AAA family ATPase, with amino-acid sequence METNEPITNESKTISISDLKSFTIRGLFGYKDIVLPLDKEVLILIAENGAGKTNILNILYQVLSLDINITKSLKFNSICIQFNNYKKCELDFTEIDQEALKKLIKPNDLFVVMDIIGSENREKIEKEEKIISQFEINWQEIQKIDFNTLYFPTYRRIEEDLSNLGYENPKRNYNNTTTLIKFGMEDVKKEFKEIQTEIKNTAFELFSRVTGEMLTHFIEGLNVTQEMRESINIDILNLILSRVGEKNISKIEQEKMKELVISGQINEPKYDDLVYFLSKLINLYQDQKTIDETIKSFVNVCNKYLNPSKKIIYDESIAEIYIKQTRNNEIIELNHLSSGEKQIISLFSKVYLEAEEDFILIIDEPELSISVEWQQMLLPDIMKSGKCKRLIAATHSPFIFDNELDHCAYALSQFVTEH; translated from the coding sequence ATGGAAACTAATGAACCTATTACCAATGAATCTAAAACCATAAGTATAAGTGATTTGAAATCTTTTACGATTCGTGGATTATTTGGTTATAAAGATATTGTTCTACCATTGGATAAAGAAGTTTTGATTTTAATTGCTGAAAATGGGGCAGGAAAAACGAATATTCTCAATATTTTATATCAAGTTTTAAGTTTAGATATAAATATAACTAAGTCATTAAAATTTAATTCTATCTGTATTCAATTTAATAATTATAAAAAATGTGAATTGGATTTTACTGAAATTGATCAGGAAGCATTGAAAAAATTAATTAAACCCAATGATTTGTTCGTTGTGATGGATATTATAGGTTCAGAAAACAGGGAAAAAATAGAAAAAGAAGAAAAAATAATTAGTCAGTTTGAAATAAATTGGCAGGAAATTCAAAAGATAGATTTTAATACTTTATATTTTCCGACTTATCGAAGAATAGAAGAAGATTTATCTAACCTTGGATATGAAAATCCTAAGCGTAACTATAATAATACAACCACATTAATTAAATTTGGAATGGAAGACGTTAAAAAGGAATTTAAGGAAATACAAACAGAAATTAAGAATACTGCATTTGAATTATTTTCAAGAGTTACAGGGGAAATGTTGACTCACTTTATTGAAGGATTAAATGTAACGCAAGAAATGAGAGAAAGTATTAATATTGATATTTTGAATTTAATTTTAAGTCGTGTTGGAGAAAAAAATATTTCTAAAATAGAACAGGAAAAAATGAAAGAGTTAGTTATTTCGGGACAAATTAATGAACCTAAGTATGATGATTTAGTTTACTTCTTATCTAAACTAATTAATCTCTACCAAGATCAAAAAACAATAGACGAAACTATTAAATCTTTTGTCAATGTCTGCAATAAATACCTAAATCCCAGTAAAAAAATTATTTATGATGAGTCAATAGCAGAAATCTATATTAAACAAACTAGAAACAATGAAATCATAGAATTAAATCACTTATCTTCTGGAGAAAAACAAATCATTTCTTTATTCTCTAAAGTTTATCTAGAAGCAGAAGAAGACTTTATCTTAATTATTGATGAACCTGAATTATCTATATCCGTTGAATGGCAACAGATGCTACTTCCTGATATTATGAAATCAGGTAAATGTAAACGACTGATTGCAGCGACTCATTCTCCTTTTATTTTTGATAATGAATTAGATCATTGTGCTTACGCTTTAAGTCAATTTGTAACTGAACATTAA